A region of Gracilinanus agilis isolate LMUSP501 chromosome 3, AgileGrace, whole genome shotgun sequence DNA encodes the following proteins:
- the PLSCR1 gene encoding phospholipid scramblase 1: MYNQGGQGFPQQPVGTFQGPPVHTGPGPAGFPVYQQPVAFSNQPQPGMPPPTQWIPAPPPMNCPPGLEYLTQIDQLLIHQQIELLEVLTGFETNNKYEIKNSLGQRVYFAAEENDFCTRNCCGSLRPFVMKILDHSNREVIQFERPLRCASCCFPCCLQKLEIQSPPGVPIGYVVQTWHPFLPKFAVLNEHQEEVLKIVGPCIACSCCSNIDFDIKSLNEDAIVGKITKQWTGFVKEAFTDSDNFSIQFPIDLDVKMKAVMLGACFLIDFMFFEKSGGGGSRAGVWQ, from the exons ATGTACAATCAAG GTGGACAAGGGTTCCCTCAGCAACCAGTAGGAACATTTCAAG GCCCTCCAGTACATACAGGTCCTGGCCCTGCTGGATTTCCTGTCTATCAACAACCTGTCGCCTTTTCTAATCAACCTCAGCCTGGTATGCCTCCACCAACACAATGGATACCAGCACCACCACCAATGAATTGTCCACCTGGATTGGAATACTTAACTCAG ATAGACCAATTACTGATCCATCAGCAAATTGAACTTCTGGAAG tGCTCACAGGTTTTGAAACcaacaacaaatatgaaattaaaaatagcCTTGGGCAGAGGGTTTACTTTGCAGCAGAGGAAAATGATTTCTGTACTCGAAACTGCTGTGGATCCTTAAGACCTTTTGTGATGAAAATTCTGGACCATTCCAACCGGGAAGTGATACAGTTTGAGAGACCTTTGAGATGTGCTTCCTGTTGTTTCCCCTGCTGCCTGCAGAAG tTGGAAATACAGTCACCTCCTGGTGTACCAATAGGTTATGTTGTCCAAACATGGCACCCTTTTTTGCCAAAGTTTGCAGTTCTAAATGAGCACCAAGAGGAGGTGTTGAAAATCGTTGGCCCATGTATTGCTTGCAGTTGTTGTTCAAACATTGACTTTGAT ATAAAATCTCTTAATGAAGATGCAATAGTtgggaaaattacaaaacaatGGACAGGATTTGTAAAAGAAGCATTTACAGATTCAGATAACTTTTCAATTCAGTTCCCAATAGACCTTGATGTGAAAATGAAGGCTGTCATGCTGGGTGCTTGCTTCCTCATC GACTTTATGTTTTTCGAAAAAAGTGGAGGTGGTGGCTCAAGGGCAGGAGTATGGCAATAA